From a single Arachis hypogaea cultivar Tifrunner chromosome 3, arahy.Tifrunner.gnm2.J5K5, whole genome shotgun sequence genomic region:
- the LOC112735577 gene encoding uncharacterized CRM domain-containing protein At3g25440, chloroplastic isoform X4, giving the protein MFSVALFRAARHGFSSTFKRDSLFTLYCLVEDFPTIASYPTASWCFQFSTLHTCIHPQTCNTAWHLSRVPYLPSQSGYLWQRSNIFGIPDILRNSKPARYLSNESVQVKTDYDVVRFSLGSPDDISSIKKSPKKKMSRKAKLNELRFYRLKAKKKMNSPNPEAKRKETWLIEKLRKYHVLKIPAETFDPEILTEEERHYLKRTGEKKKHFVMVGRRGVFGGVVLNMHLHWKNHETVKVICKPCKPGQVHEYAEELARLSKGIVIDIKPNNTIIFFRGKNYEQPKVMSPPDTLSKAKALEKYRYEQSLEHTSQFIEKLENELEEYHQHLAKFRKGKDDTPKDIKAPSSTRTNKTGGLHTVLKEK; this is encoded by the exons ATGTTTTCTGTGGCCTTATTCAGAGCTGCAAGGCATGGGTTTTCAAGTACATTCAAGAG AGATAGCTTATTCACGTTATACTGTCTAGTTGAGGATTTTCCGACCATTGCATCATATCCTACAGCAAGTTGGTGTTTCCAGTTTTCTACTCTTCATACGTGCATACATCCACAAACTTGCAACACAGCATGGCATCTTTCAAGGGTTCCATATCTACCTTCTCAATCGGGATATCTTTGGCAGAGATCAAATATATTTGGAATCCCTGATATTTTGAGAAACTCAAAACCTGCCAGATATCTAAGTAATGAATCAGTTCAGGTGAAGACTGATTATGATGTTGTGAGGTTCTCTCTTGGGTCACCTGATGATATTAGTTCCATAAAAAAGAGCCCAAAGAAGAAAATGTCTAGAAAAGCTAAATTGAATGAGCTCAGATTCTACCGCTTGAAGGCTAAAAAGAAGATGAATTCCCCAAATCCAGAG GCCAAGCGAAAAGAAACATGGTTGATTGAGAAGCTAAGGAAATATCATGTGCTGAAAATCCCTGCAGAaacatttgatcctgaaattttAACTGAGGAAGAGAGGCATTACCTGAAGCGAACAGGTGAGAAAAAGAAGCATTTTGTTATGGTTGGGAGACGAGGAGTGTTTGGTGGGGTAGTTCTTAACATGCATCTTCATTGGAAGAATCATGAGACAGTAAAGGTTATATGCAAACCTTGCAAACCTGGGCAGGTTCACGAATATGCTGAAGAGCTTGCTCGACTGAGCAAAGGCATTGTGATTGACATCAAGCCTAATAATACTATCATTTTCTTCCGTGGTAAGAATTACGAACAGCCAAAAGTAATGTCACCTCCAGATACATTATCAAAAGCAAAG GCCTTGGAGAAATATAGATACGAGCAGTCACTTGAACATACAAGCCAGTTCATTGAAAAGTTGGAGAATGAGCTTGAAGAGTATCACCAGCACCTTGCAAAATTTAGAAAAGGGAAAGATGATACACCTAAAGATATTAAG GCACCATCATCTACCAGGACAAATAAAACTGGAGGATTACACACTGTTTTAAAGGAAAAAT AA
- the LOC112735577 gene encoding uncharacterized CRM domain-containing protein At3g25440, chloroplastic isoform X2 translates to MFSVALFRAARHGFSSTFKRDSLFTLYCLVEDFPTIASYPTASWCFQFSTLHTCIHPQTCNTAWHLSRVPYLPSQSGYLWQRSNIFGIPDILRNSKPARYLSNESVQVKTDYDVVRFSLGSPDDISSIKKSPKKKMSRKAKLNELRFYRLKAKKKMNSPNPEVRIRYKLEKAKRKETWLIEKLRKYHVLKIPAETFDPEILTEEERHYLKRTGEKKKHFVMVGRRGVFGGVVLNMHLHWKNHETVKVICKPCKPGQVHEYAEELARLSKGIVIDIKPNNTIIFFRGKNYEQPKVMSPPDTLSKAKALEKYRYEQSLEHTSQFIEKLENELEEYHQHLAKFRKGKDDTPKDIKAPSSTRTNKTGGLHTVLKEK, encoded by the exons ATGTTTTCTGTGGCCTTATTCAGAGCTGCAAGGCATGGGTTTTCAAGTACATTCAAGAG AGATAGCTTATTCACGTTATACTGTCTAGTTGAGGATTTTCCGACCATTGCATCATATCCTACAGCAAGTTGGTGTTTCCAGTTTTCTACTCTTCATACGTGCATACATCCACAAACTTGCAACACAGCATGGCATCTTTCAAGGGTTCCATATCTACCTTCTCAATCGGGATATCTTTGGCAGAGATCAAATATATTTGGAATCCCTGATATTTTGAGAAACTCAAAACCTGCCAGATATCTAAGTAATGAATCAGTTCAGGTGAAGACTGATTATGATGTTGTGAGGTTCTCTCTTGGGTCACCTGATGATATTAGTTCCATAAAAAAGAGCCCAAAGAAGAAAATGTCTAGAAAAGCTAAATTGAATGAGCTCAGATTCTACCGCTTGAAGGCTAAAAAGAAGATGAATTCCCCAAATCCAGAGGTTCGAATTAGATATAAGCTTGAAAAG GCCAAGCGAAAAGAAACATGGTTGATTGAGAAGCTAAGGAAATATCATGTGCTGAAAATCCCTGCAGAaacatttgatcctgaaattttAACTGAGGAAGAGAGGCATTACCTGAAGCGAACAGGTGAGAAAAAGAAGCATTTTGTTATGGTTGGGAGACGAGGAGTGTTTGGTGGGGTAGTTCTTAACATGCATCTTCATTGGAAGAATCATGAGACAGTAAAGGTTATATGCAAACCTTGCAAACCTGGGCAGGTTCACGAATATGCTGAAGAGCTTGCTCGACTGAGCAAAGGCATTGTGATTGACATCAAGCCTAATAATACTATCATTTTCTTCCGTGGTAAGAATTACGAACAGCCAAAAGTAATGTCACCTCCAGATACATTATCAAAAGCAAAG GCCTTGGAGAAATATAGATACGAGCAGTCACTTGAACATACAAGCCAGTTCATTGAAAAGTTGGAGAATGAGCTTGAAGAGTATCACCAGCACCTTGCAAAATTTAGAAAAGGGAAAGATGATACACCTAAAGATATTAAG GCACCATCATCTACCAGGACAAATAAAACTGGAGGATTACACACTGTTTTAAAGGAAAAAT AA
- the LOC112735577 gene encoding uncharacterized CRM domain-containing protein At3g25440, chloroplastic isoform X6: MSRKAKLNELRFYRLKAKKKMNSPNPEVRIRYKLEKAKRKETWLIEKLRKYHVLKIPAETFDPEILTEEERHYLKRTGEKKKHFVMVGRRGVFGGVVLNMHLHWKNHETVKVICKPCKPGQVHEYAEELARLSKGIVIDIKPNNTIIFFRGKNYEQPKVMSPPDTLSKAKALEKYRYEQSLEHTSQFIEKLENELEEYHQHLAKFRKGKDDTPKDIKAPSSTRTNKTGGLHTVLKEK, from the exons ATGTCTAGAAAAGCTAAATTGAATGAGCTCAGATTCTACCGCTTGAAGGCTAAAAAGAAGATGAATTCCCCAAATCCAGAGGTTCGAATTAGATATAAGCTTGAAAAG GCCAAGCGAAAAGAAACATGGTTGATTGAGAAGCTAAGGAAATATCATGTGCTGAAAATCCCTGCAGAaacatttgatcctgaaattttAACTGAGGAAGAGAGGCATTACCTGAAGCGAACAGGTGAGAAAAAGAAGCATTTTGTTATGGTTGGGAGACGAGGAGTGTTTGGTGGGGTAGTTCTTAACATGCATCTTCATTGGAAGAATCATGAGACAGTAAAGGTTATATGCAAACCTTGCAAACCTGGGCAGGTTCACGAATATGCTGAAGAGCTTGCTCGACTGAGCAAAGGCATTGTGATTGACATCAAGCCTAATAATACTATCATTTTCTTCCGTGGTAAGAATTACGAACAGCCAAAAGTAATGTCACCTCCAGATACATTATCAAAAGCAAAG GCCTTGGAGAAATATAGATACGAGCAGTCACTTGAACATACAAGCCAGTTCATTGAAAAGTTGGAGAATGAGCTTGAAGAGTATCACCAGCACCTTGCAAAATTTAGAAAAGGGAAAGATGATACACCTAAAGATATTAAG GCACCATCATCTACCAGGACAAATAAAACTGGAGGATTACACACTGTTTTAAAGGAAAAAT AA
- the LOC112735577 gene encoding uncharacterized CRM domain-containing protein At3g25440, chloroplastic isoform X5, whose translation MSRKAKLNELRFYRLKAKKKMNSPNPEVRIRYKLEKAKRKETWLIEKLRKYHVLKIPAETFDPEILTEEERHYLKRTGEKKKHFVMVGRRGVFGGVVLNMHLHWKNHETVKVICKPCKPGQVHEYAEELARLSKGIVIDIKPNNTIIFFRGKNYEQPKVMSPPDTLSKAKALEKYRYEQSLEHTSQFIEKLENELEEYHQHLAKFRKGKDDTPKDIKAPSSTRTNKTGGLHTVLKEKCKWKEQ comes from the exons ATGTCTAGAAAAGCTAAATTGAATGAGCTCAGATTCTACCGCTTGAAGGCTAAAAAGAAGATGAATTCCCCAAATCCAGAGGTTCGAATTAGATATAAGCTTGAAAAG GCCAAGCGAAAAGAAACATGGTTGATTGAGAAGCTAAGGAAATATCATGTGCTGAAAATCCCTGCAGAaacatttgatcctgaaattttAACTGAGGAAGAGAGGCATTACCTGAAGCGAACAGGTGAGAAAAAGAAGCATTTTGTTATGGTTGGGAGACGAGGAGTGTTTGGTGGGGTAGTTCTTAACATGCATCTTCATTGGAAGAATCATGAGACAGTAAAGGTTATATGCAAACCTTGCAAACCTGGGCAGGTTCACGAATATGCTGAAGAGCTTGCTCGACTGAGCAAAGGCATTGTGATTGACATCAAGCCTAATAATACTATCATTTTCTTCCGTGGTAAGAATTACGAACAGCCAAAAGTAATGTCACCTCCAGATACATTATCAAAAGCAAAG GCCTTGGAGAAATATAGATACGAGCAGTCACTTGAACATACAAGCCAGTTCATTGAAAAGTTGGAGAATGAGCTTGAAGAGTATCACCAGCACCTTGCAAAATTTAGAAAAGGGAAAGATGATACACCTAAAGATATTAAG GCACCATCATCTACCAGGACAAATAAAACTGGAGGATTACACACTGTTTTAAAGGAAAAATGTAAGTGGAAAGAACAATGA
- the LOC112735577 gene encoding uncharacterized CRM domain-containing protein At3g25440, chloroplastic isoform X3 — MFSVALFRAARHGFSSTFKRDSLFTLYCLVEDFPTIASYPTASWCFQFSTLHTCIHPQTCNTAWHLSRVPYLPSQSGYLWQRSNIFGIPDILRNSKPARYLSNESVQVKTDYDVVRFSLGSPDDISSIKKSPKKKMSRKAKLNELRFYRLKAKKKMNSPNPEAKRKETWLIEKLRKYHVLKIPAETFDPEILTEEERHYLKRTGEKKKHFVMVGRRGVFGGVVLNMHLHWKNHETVKVICKPCKPGQVHEYAEELARLSKGIVIDIKPNNTIIFFRGKNYEQPKVMSPPDTLSKAKALEKYRYEQSLEHTSQFIEKLENELEEYHQHLAKFRKGKDDTPKDIKAPSSTRTNKTGGLHTVLKEKCKWKEQ, encoded by the exons ATGTTTTCTGTGGCCTTATTCAGAGCTGCAAGGCATGGGTTTTCAAGTACATTCAAGAG AGATAGCTTATTCACGTTATACTGTCTAGTTGAGGATTTTCCGACCATTGCATCATATCCTACAGCAAGTTGGTGTTTCCAGTTTTCTACTCTTCATACGTGCATACATCCACAAACTTGCAACACAGCATGGCATCTTTCAAGGGTTCCATATCTACCTTCTCAATCGGGATATCTTTGGCAGAGATCAAATATATTTGGAATCCCTGATATTTTGAGAAACTCAAAACCTGCCAGATATCTAAGTAATGAATCAGTTCAGGTGAAGACTGATTATGATGTTGTGAGGTTCTCTCTTGGGTCACCTGATGATATTAGTTCCATAAAAAAGAGCCCAAAGAAGAAAATGTCTAGAAAAGCTAAATTGAATGAGCTCAGATTCTACCGCTTGAAGGCTAAAAAGAAGATGAATTCCCCAAATCCAGAG GCCAAGCGAAAAGAAACATGGTTGATTGAGAAGCTAAGGAAATATCATGTGCTGAAAATCCCTGCAGAaacatttgatcctgaaattttAACTGAGGAAGAGAGGCATTACCTGAAGCGAACAGGTGAGAAAAAGAAGCATTTTGTTATGGTTGGGAGACGAGGAGTGTTTGGTGGGGTAGTTCTTAACATGCATCTTCATTGGAAGAATCATGAGACAGTAAAGGTTATATGCAAACCTTGCAAACCTGGGCAGGTTCACGAATATGCTGAAGAGCTTGCTCGACTGAGCAAAGGCATTGTGATTGACATCAAGCCTAATAATACTATCATTTTCTTCCGTGGTAAGAATTACGAACAGCCAAAAGTAATGTCACCTCCAGATACATTATCAAAAGCAAAG GCCTTGGAGAAATATAGATACGAGCAGTCACTTGAACATACAAGCCAGTTCATTGAAAAGTTGGAGAATGAGCTTGAAGAGTATCACCAGCACCTTGCAAAATTTAGAAAAGGGAAAGATGATACACCTAAAGATATTAAG GCACCATCATCTACCAGGACAAATAAAACTGGAGGATTACACACTGTTTTAAAGGAAAAATGTAAGTGGAAAGAACAATGA
- the LOC112735577 gene encoding uncharacterized CRM domain-containing protein At3g25440, chloroplastic isoform X1 translates to MFSVALFRAARHGFSSTFKRDSLFTLYCLVEDFPTIASYPTASWCFQFSTLHTCIHPQTCNTAWHLSRVPYLPSQSGYLWQRSNIFGIPDILRNSKPARYLSNESVQVKTDYDVVRFSLGSPDDISSIKKSPKKKMSRKAKLNELRFYRLKAKKKMNSPNPEVRIRYKLEKAKRKETWLIEKLRKYHVLKIPAETFDPEILTEEERHYLKRTGEKKKHFVMVGRRGVFGGVVLNMHLHWKNHETVKVICKPCKPGQVHEYAEELARLSKGIVIDIKPNNTIIFFRGKNYEQPKVMSPPDTLSKAKALEKYRYEQSLEHTSQFIEKLENELEEYHQHLAKFRKGKDDTPKDIKAPSSTRTNKTGGLHTVLKEKCKWKEQ, encoded by the exons ATGTTTTCTGTGGCCTTATTCAGAGCTGCAAGGCATGGGTTTTCAAGTACATTCAAGAG AGATAGCTTATTCACGTTATACTGTCTAGTTGAGGATTTTCCGACCATTGCATCATATCCTACAGCAAGTTGGTGTTTCCAGTTTTCTACTCTTCATACGTGCATACATCCACAAACTTGCAACACAGCATGGCATCTTTCAAGGGTTCCATATCTACCTTCTCAATCGGGATATCTTTGGCAGAGATCAAATATATTTGGAATCCCTGATATTTTGAGAAACTCAAAACCTGCCAGATATCTAAGTAATGAATCAGTTCAGGTGAAGACTGATTATGATGTTGTGAGGTTCTCTCTTGGGTCACCTGATGATATTAGTTCCATAAAAAAGAGCCCAAAGAAGAAAATGTCTAGAAAAGCTAAATTGAATGAGCTCAGATTCTACCGCTTGAAGGCTAAAAAGAAGATGAATTCCCCAAATCCAGAGGTTCGAATTAGATATAAGCTTGAAAAG GCCAAGCGAAAAGAAACATGGTTGATTGAGAAGCTAAGGAAATATCATGTGCTGAAAATCCCTGCAGAaacatttgatcctgaaattttAACTGAGGAAGAGAGGCATTACCTGAAGCGAACAGGTGAGAAAAAGAAGCATTTTGTTATGGTTGGGAGACGAGGAGTGTTTGGTGGGGTAGTTCTTAACATGCATCTTCATTGGAAGAATCATGAGACAGTAAAGGTTATATGCAAACCTTGCAAACCTGGGCAGGTTCACGAATATGCTGAAGAGCTTGCTCGACTGAGCAAAGGCATTGTGATTGACATCAAGCCTAATAATACTATCATTTTCTTCCGTGGTAAGAATTACGAACAGCCAAAAGTAATGTCACCTCCAGATACATTATCAAAAGCAAAG GCCTTGGAGAAATATAGATACGAGCAGTCACTTGAACATACAAGCCAGTTCATTGAAAAGTTGGAGAATGAGCTTGAAGAGTATCACCAGCACCTTGCAAAATTTAGAAAAGGGAAAGATGATACACCTAAAGATATTAAG GCACCATCATCTACCAGGACAAATAAAACTGGAGGATTACACACTGTTTTAAAGGAAAAATGTAAGTGGAAAGAACAATGA